CCTAATGAATCACATGAAACAGCCAAATATTCCTTTGTAAGTTCAATAAGTTTTACATCCCCGACTTCAGTTATCAATCAGATTCCACTCCCTTAGTAATATTTACATCAGCACCTAAAATTCGGTCTGCAACCGGTGACATTGAGTACGCTAAAATTATATTTATTGAACTACTTACTATAAGTGCCGGAATCATCGAAAGAAAAAAAGAAACACCAAAACCAGGAATAACTACAAAAATAGATGGGAGTATAATACCATTAGCAATTACTCCGATGATACATGCTGGTAGTTTACCATAGTGCATTACTGTTTTAGAAACTGCTATGACACAACCAACCATACCTATTCCTATTATCAAATGTAAAGGTAATGACAATGGAAACCCTACAATTAACGATGTAAAAAAATGTCCTAAAAATCCCACTATAGCACCTGGGGTACCCCCCCAAGATAATGCAGCTAAATACGCTGGAAAAGAATCTAAAGCAGGTGTACCAATAAGACTAGGAATTTTAATCTGTGCACCTAATATTGAAAATGCCAGAAGAAAGGCGATTCTTACTAAAGTATTAATTTCAAATTTTCTATTCATAAGTTCCCCCTCCTATCATTTTATTCTTTGTGGTATACCACAAACCACCAAATAAACTTCACTCGCTTTGCTTGCTAATATTTGGTTTGCTTCACCTAATAAATCTCTAAAGGTCCTACCCATTGAATTTGCGGGAATAAGTCCCCACCCTATTTCATCAGTTACAATTACAACTGTAGAATTACTATTCTCACAAATATCAGATACCTCCGAGAGGTCTTTTATAACTTGTGAGAATAGTTCACTTGTCTTTTTTTCATCAAAAGACAATAATTTATTAGATAAATACATTGAAAGAGAATCAAGTAAAATATTATCCTCTGTTTTACTAAGCTTTTTGAGAGGTAAAATAAGATCATAACACGCTAGCTCTGTATTCCAATGTGTGGGTCTTCTTTCTTGATGTTTTTTAATTCGTCTCTTCATTTCATCATCTACCATCTTAGCAGTTGCTATATATGTAGTCTTTGGATTAGAAAAGTTACGTTCCATCTCAGTTATTAAATTTTCTGCATATTTACTTTTTCCTGATGCTGAACCCCCAGTGACTAATATTAATTTACCCATAATGCGCCCCCTAGTTATCTTGATTATTTTTAATCCACTCAAATAAGTCATCATAATTTGAAAATGTCATAACTTCTTCATAATTAGGACGATTAATTAATATTACTTTCATCCCTAAATCTTTACTTGCGTGTAGTTTTTCTTGTAAACCACTTTCTAAGCCACTATCTTTTGTAACTAATACAGAAGCATTATAATTTTTAAATAAAGATTTGTTTAGAGAATATCTGACTATACCTTGAAGAGCTATTATATTTTCAGGTAAAAGACCTAAGTTATAACAATGGGTAATACTACTAGTTAATGGTAAAACTCGTGCAACTATTTGTTTTGTATCAATGATGTCTGTGAAACTTTGTAAATTTTTACTTCCGATAGTTAAGAATACTTTTGAGTTTTTATTATTAATATAATACTTAGCTTGAGTTGCAGCTTCTTTAAAAGTATTAACCCTTTCATAATTAACTCCTTTTGATATATTTAGGCTTGGTCTTTCATATCTAAGATAAGGAATATCACTTTCATTGCATGCTCTAATAGCACCTTTAGTTATTTCTGTTGCAAAGGGATGAGTTGCATCAATTACTAATGAAAATTTCTCTTTTAATAAAAGTTGTGACATTTTACCCGATGATGCTTTTAAATGATTTTGATAAACTTCGAGGCCTTTATCTCTTATTATCTTTTGTCCATGTTTAGATTTAGCACTAATTTGAACGTTATAACCGCTTTTTTTCAAATATCTCCCTATATAAATCCCGTCGTAAGTCCCACCTAATATTAAGATCATAAAGTGTAACCCCTAGGAGTGATTATTTGACTAAATTTTACATAGCTTTTACTATTACCAATTATTACTGTTGTTCTCATATCAATCTCTTCATCTACAAATTTTCCAAGAGTAGATATAGTTATTTTTTCTTCATTTCTATAGTTGTTTGTTACTATACCTACAGGAGTATCATGAGATCGATATTTTGAAATAATAGTTTGAGCTTTTTCAATATGCTTAACTCTATTAGAACTTTTTGGATTATATAATACAATCACAAAATCACTACTTGCTGCTCCTTCAATACGCCGTTCTATCTTTTCCCAAGGTGTTAATAAATCACTTAAGCTAATAACAGCAAAATCATGCATAAGTGGTGCACCAAGAGAAGCTGCCGTTCCTGTTGCTGAGGTGATACCAGGTATAATTCTTACCTCTAAGTCTAAATTTTCCCTTAACTCTAATAACACACCTGCCATTCCATAAACACCTGGATCTCCACTACTAACTATAGCTACCTTTTTATTTTGATTAGCTAGTTTTAACGCTTCTTTACATCTTTCAACTTCTTGTTTCATGGATGAAAAGTAGATTTCTTTTC
The DNA window shown above is from Natranaerobius trueperi and carries:
- a CDS encoding alpha-ribazole transporter; translation: MNRKFEINTLVRIAFLLAFSILGAQIKIPSLIGTPALDSFPAYLAALSWGGTPGAIVGFLGHFFTSLIVGFPLSLPLHLIIGIGMVGCVIAVSKTVMHYGKLPACIIGVIANGIILPSIFVVIPGFGVSFFLSMIPALIVSSSINIILAYSMSPVADRILGADVNITKGVESD
- the cobU gene encoding bifunctional adenosylcobinamide kinase/adenosylcobinamide-phosphate guanylyltransferase — translated: MGKLILVTGGSASGKSKYAENLITEMERNFSNPKTTYIATAKMVDDEMKRRIKKHQERRPTHWNTELACYDLILPLKKLSKTEDNILLDSLSMYLSNKLLSFDEKKTSELFSQVIKDLSEVSDICENSNSTVVIVTDEIGWGLIPANSMGRTFRDLLGEANQILASKASEVYLVVCGIPQRIK
- the cobK gene encoding precorrin-6A reductase, with protein sequence MILILGGTYDGIYIGRYLKKSGYNVQISAKSKHGQKIIRDKGLEVYQNHLKASSGKMSQLLLKEKFSLVIDATHPFATEITKGAIRACNESDIPYLRYERPSLNISKGVNYERVNTFKEAATQAKYYINNKNSKVFLTIGSKNLQSFTDIIDTKQIVARVLPLTSSITHCYNLGLLPENIIALQGIVRYSLNKSLFKNYNASVLVTKDSGLESGLQEKLHASKDLGMKVILINRPNYEEVMTFSNYDDLFEWIKNNQDN
- the cobJ gene encoding precorrin-3B C(17)-methyltransferase, with the protein product MAAVGIGPGGGKSLSLEAYETIKEATVVIGYKTYLNLISELTEGKEIYFSSMKQEVERCKEALKLANQNKKVAIVSSGDPGVYGMAGVLLELRENLDLEVRIIPGITSATGTAASLGAPLMHDFAVISLSDLLTPWEKIERRIEGAASSDFVIVLYNPKSSNRVKHIEKAQTIISKYRSHDTPVGIVTNNYRNEEKITISTLGKFVDEEIDMRTTVIIGNSKSYVKFSQIITPRGYTL